One genomic region from Mesorhizobium terrae encodes:
- a CDS encoding phosphatidylglycerol lysyltransferase domain-containing protein, which produces MGSLRKSIDRFLDDRAPAIPRAELPLAKRLAMLAQHGDFSLAYSTATQPLLSYFGDENGYVAFQTMMGRHYALADPVVGEANRAALINRFVEIADSPWFVQIGEASAKILSGLGYQVSRIGFDTRLSLPAHDFSGKPNETVRYSERWLVKKGFTLTEDKGGLVDADEVRRLSDEWRAGRIVKRREMAFLNRPFPILPGPGMRRFVLLDPDRKLTALLDFDPIYKDGKAVGYTTAFKRKLADATPHAEIGLTKFAVDQFRGEGVASVTLGLSPLADTAPSGFPESTFWRGAFGRAFDSKLVNRHRFNLQGQAAFKRRFHGTEEPAYIAFRRGTASGMLALLRLLKAI; this is translated from the coding sequence ATGGGTTCGCTCCGCAAGAGCATAGACCGCTTCCTCGACGATCGTGCACCGGCCATTCCGCGGGCCGAGCTGCCGCTCGCCAAACGCTTGGCAATGCTTGCCCAGCATGGCGATTTCTCGCTCGCCTATTCGACGGCGACGCAGCCGCTTCTTTCCTATTTCGGCGACGAAAACGGTTATGTCGCCTTCCAGACGATGATGGGCCGCCACTACGCGCTGGCCGATCCGGTCGTTGGCGAGGCTAATCGCGCTGCGCTGATTAACCGCTTCGTCGAGATCGCCGATTCGCCGTGGTTTGTGCAGATCGGCGAGGCGAGCGCGAAAATCCTGTCCGGCCTCGGCTACCAGGTCAGCCGCATCGGCTTCGACACCAGGCTGTCGCTGCCGGCTCACGATTTTTCCGGCAAGCCCAACGAGACCGTGCGCTATTCCGAGCGCTGGCTGGTCAAGAAGGGTTTTACACTGACCGAGGACAAGGGCGGGCTGGTCGATGCCGACGAGGTGCGCCGCCTTTCCGACGAATGGCGCGCCGGCCGCATCGTCAAGCGCCGCGAGATGGCTTTCCTCAACCGCCCGTTCCCGATCCTGCCCGGCCCCGGCATGCGCCGCTTCGTGCTGCTCGATCCGGACCGCAAGCTGACTGCGCTGCTCGACTTCGACCCGATCTACAAGGACGGCAAGGCCGTCGGCTACACCACCGCCTTCAAGCGCAAGCTGGCGGACGCGACGCCGCATGCCGAGATCGGGCTGACCAAATTCGCCGTCGACCAGTTCCGCGGCGAGGGTGTCGCCTCGGTGACGCTGGGTCTGTCGCCGCTCGCCGACACGGCGCCCAGCGGCTTCCCCGAAAGCACCTTCTGGCGTGGCGCCTTCGGCCGGGCGTTCGACTCCAAACTGGTCAATCGCCACCGCTTCAACCTGCAGGGCCAGGCGGCGTTCAAGCGCCGCTTCCACGGCACCGAGGAACCCGCTTAC